The following proteins are encoded in a genomic region of Bacteroidales bacterium:
- the gdhA gene encoding NADP-specific glutamate dehydrogenase, protein MTEKINKFMGDVIARNAGEKEFHQAVQEVAEVIIPFIENNPKYEDAKILERLIEPERVILFRVPWQDDKGEFRVNKGYRIEFNSAIGPYKGGLRFHPSVNLSILKFLGFEQILKNSLTTLPMGGGKGGSDFNPKGKSDNEIMRFCQSFMSELQRHIGPNTDIPAGDIGVGGREIGYLFGQYKRLRNEFTGVLTGKGREWGGSLMRPEATGFGNVYFAQEMLATKGDSFKGKTVAVSGFGNVSWGAVQKVNDLGGKVVTLSGPDGYIYDPDGITGEKIEYMLELRATNNDVVQPYADEFDVEFFPNKRPWEQKVDIALPCAIQNELNAEDAKQLVDNGVICISEGANMPCTPEAIEIFHKAEILYAPGKASNAGGVAVSGLEMSQNSLRFSWTAEEVDQKLQRIMKDIHESCRKYGTEDDGFVDYVKGANIAGFVKIADAMLAQGLV, encoded by the coding sequence ATGACAGAAAAAATAAATAAATTTATGGGTGATGTAATTGCCCGAAATGCCGGTGAAAAAGAATTTCACCAAGCAGTTCAAGAAGTTGCGGAAGTTATTATTCCCTTTATTGAAAATAATCCTAAGTACGAAGATGCTAAAATATTAGAACGTCTAATTGAGCCTGAAAGAGTTATCTTGTTCAGAGTTCCTTGGCAAGATGATAAAGGTGAGTTTCGTGTAAATAAAGGTTATCGTATTGAGTTTAACAGTGCAATCGGACCATACAAAGGTGGTTTAAGATTTCACCCGAGTGTGAATTTAAGTATTTTGAAATTTCTCGGTTTCGAGCAGATCTTAAAAAACAGTTTAACAACCTTACCAATGGGTGGCGGAAAAGGAGGGTCTGATTTTAACCCAAAAGGAAAATCAGATAATGAAATTATGCGTTTTTGTCAAAGTTTTATGTCGGAATTACAACGACACATAGGACCGAATACTGATATACCTGCCGGTGATATTGGTGTAGGCGGAAGAGAAATCGGATATTTGTTTGGTCAATATAAACGATTAAGAAATGAATTTACCGGAGTACTGACAGGTAAAGGAAGAGAATGGGGCGGAAGTTTAATGCGTCCTGAAGCTACAGGTTTCGGTAATGTTTATTTTGCACAAGAAATGTTAGCCACAAAAGGCGATTCTTTTAAAGGTAAAACTGTTGCTGTTTCAGGTTTCGGTAATGTTTCTTGGGGAGCTGTACAAAAAGTGAATGATCTCGGCGGAAAAGTTGTTACACTTTCAGGTCCTGACGGATATATTTATGATCCTGACGGCATTACAGGAGAAAAAATTGAATATATGCTTGAGTTAAGAGCTACAAATAATGATGTTGTTCAACCTTATGCTGATGAATTTGATGTTGAATTCTTCCCGAATAAAAGACCGTGGGAGCAAAAAGTTGATATTGCATTACCATGTGCAATTCAAAATGAATTGAACGCAGAGGATGCTAAACAATTAGTTGATAACGGAGTAATTTGTATTTCAGAAGGGGCAAATATGCCTTGTACACCTGAAGCTATTGAGATTTTTCATAAAGCAGAAATTCTTTATGCTCCGGGTAAAGCTTCTAATGCTGGAGGTGTTGCAGTTTCAGGTTTAGAAATGAGCCAAAACTCATTACGCTTCAGTTGGACTGCAGAAGAAGTTGATCAAAAATTACAAAGAATCATGAAAGATATTCATGAGTCATGCAGAAAATACGGAACTGAAGATGACGGATTTGTTGATTATGTTAAAGGAGCAAATATTGCAGGTTTTGTAAAAATTGCTGATGCAATGTTGGCCCAAGGCTTAGTATAA
- a CDS encoding MarC family protein has translation MSINFIDILSVFMVLFAVIDIVGSIPIIIDIKARGNKIQAFKTTIVSLIILVLFLFVGEALLGIFGVDIASFAIAGSFILFFLALEMVLGIELFKGSTPEGASIVPLAFPLIAGAGSITTLLSLRAEYSSLNIFIALVLNMIVVFFVLKTTKYLEKILGQSGITILRKIFGIILLSIAIKLFMSNAASSIETHFPGLLSKL, from the coding sequence ATGAGTATAAATTTTATTGATATTTTATCAGTTTTTATGGTATTGTTTGCCGTGATAGATATTGTTGGTTCGATACCAATAATAATAGACATTAAAGCAAGAGGAAATAAGATACAAGCTTTTAAAACAACTATTGTATCACTTATTATTTTAGTTTTATTCTTGTTTGTCGGAGAAGCACTACTCGGTATATTTGGTGTAGATATTGCCTCATTTGCTATTGCCGGTTCATTTATTCTTTTCTTCCTTGCTTTGGAAATGGTATTGGGAATTGAATTATTTAAAGGTTCAACACCTGAAGGAGCATCAATTGTACCTTTGGCTTTCCCGTTAATTGCGGGAGCCGGTTCAATTACAACGTTGCTTTCTTTGCGAGCTGAATATTCATCTTTAAATATTTTTATTGCATTAGTATTGAATATGATAGTTGTATTCTTTGTTTTAAAAACTACAAAATATTTAGAAAAAATTTTAGGGCAATCAGGAATTACTATTCTCAGAAAAATATTCGGAATTATATTACTTTCAATTGCAATTAAATTATTTATGTCTAACGCAGCATCATCAATTGAAACTCATTTTCCCGGATTGTTAAGTAAATTATAA